A single Mangrovimonas sp. YM274 DNA region contains:
- a CDS encoding type IX secretion system membrane protein PorP/SprF, whose amino-acid sequence MKLLKFNIIAFILFNCWTGVAQQLPQFTQYMYNTISINPAYAGSRETLSIVGLHRSQWVGLDGAPTTQTLSIHSPLRNDKIGLGLSFINDELGYENFSYLYGDFSYSIHTGENTKLAFGVKAGFTHYNIDMALLNDPSIAEDPFFNDVSNRWSPNIGAGILWHSTRWYIGLSAPRLLNTDYNKGTVGGTDYVAVERNNYYLTGGYVFDLGANTKFKPAALLKVTNGAPLSFDFTANFLFYEKLWLGAGYRVDERAGEISGIADFQISKQIRIGYAYGYPLSDLRPYTSGTHEILLMFELFKTQRVKSPRYF is encoded by the coding sequence ATGAAGTTATTAAAGTTTAACATAATCGCTTTTATACTGTTCAATTGCTGGACGGGAGTTGCACAACAATTACCGCAGTTTACACAGTATATGTACAACACTATCTCTATTAACCCTGCCTACGCTGGTAGTAGAGAGACGTTAAGTATCGTAGGATTGCACCGTAGCCAATGGGTAGGTTTAGATGGGGCCCCAACCACTCAAACCTTATCCATCCACTCCCCTCTTAGAAATGATAAGATAGGATTGGGACTCTCATTCATTAATGATGAGTTGGGGTATGAGAATTTCTCTTATCTGTATGGGGATTTCTCATACAGTATCCATACGGGAGAAAATACAAAATTGGCCTTTGGAGTAAAGGCCGGTTTTACCCACTATAATATTGATATGGCTTTGTTGAATGACCCTAGTATTGCTGAGGATCCCTTCTTCAACGATGTATCCAATAGATGGAGTCCAAACATTGGGGCCGGAATTCTATGGCATTCCACCAGATGGTATATCGGTCTATCTGCACCGAGACTTTTAAACACCGATTACAACAAGGGAACTGTAGGAGGTACCGATTATGTTGCCGTTGAAAGAAACAATTATTACCTGACTGGAGGATATGTGTTCGATTTGGGTGCAAACACCAAATTTAAGCCTGCAGCCTTATTGAAAGTGACTAACGGTGCTCCCCTATCATTCGATTTTACGGCCAACTTCCTATTCTATGAAAAACTATGGTTGGGAGCTGGTTACCGAGTTGACGAAAGAGCTGGAGAGATTAGTGGTATTGCCGATTTCCAAATCTCCAAACAAATCCGAATTGGATATGCCTACGGATATCCCCTTTCAGATCTGAGACCTTACACAAGTGGAACCCACGAGATTCTACTAATGTTCGAATTATTTAAAACGCAACGTGTTAAATCGCCTAGATACTTCTAA
- a CDS encoding OmpA family protein gives MKSRLLIILIAFSSTFMVAQKQQVKVADKFYKNYAYTKAEEFYKEAVKKGDSSAHVLTRLGDCYYNNSKSAESAEWYGEALRLHEGELDSKYMFRYSQALRGQGNYEEAIIWLEKYKAANPDDDRIANLDFDDIAIYEQLSSTDGIYVRVESLPINTKYAEFGAFRQDSILYFSSARDGKDKIYDWNGEPYLDIYEVVINEENGVENFKKVNSINSKAINSEFHEANVAITKDGKTMYFTRDNVNKNNRLKTDKEGTSHLKIYKASYKDSIWKEIKELPFNDKVYSSGHPALSPDDKTLFFVSDREGGYGETDIYKVAILGDDSYGDPVNLGPSINSDGKEMFPYVAKDNTLYFSSDSNINLGFLDIFKSDILNDSSAELENLGAPFNTGYDDFAFSIDSETENGYFSSNRPGVGSDDIYSFTACSQMVRGVVKDSLTKLPLPLATVKLIDADGKILEEKMTDSTGTYEFKLKCKTAYTVMGTKLDYKDELKQILTGTDSDGDLLVDLELVPLIIENQIVINPIFFDFDKWNIRTDAQVELEHIVDVMRTHPNMVIKIESHTDSRGSDKYNMKLSDRRAKSTQEYLLSRGIAPERIESAIGYGETQLLNQCSNGVKCTEEEHQLNRRSYFYILSE, from the coding sequence ATGAAATCAAGATTACTTATAATATTAATAGCATTCAGCAGTACGTTTATGGTTGCTCAAAAGCAACAGGTAAAAGTTGCCGATAAGTTCTATAAAAATTACGCTTATACTAAGGCTGAAGAATTTTACAAGGAAGCTGTAAAAAAAGGAGATAGTAGCGCCCACGTATTAACTAGACTTGGTGATTGTTACTACAACAATTCTAAATCTGCCGAATCTGCAGAGTGGTACGGAGAAGCCCTGAGACTTCATGAAGGTGAGCTGGATTCTAAATACATGTTTAGATACTCACAAGCCTTAAGAGGTCAAGGGAACTACGAAGAAGCCATTATATGGTTGGAAAAATATAAAGCTGCCAACCCTGATGATGACCGTATTGCCAATTTGGATTTTGACGATATTGCGATATACGAACAACTATCTTCAACAGATGGTATTTATGTACGAGTAGAATCACTTCCTATTAACACAAAATATGCTGAATTTGGAGCCTTCAGACAGGATAGCATTTTATATTTCTCTTCTGCTAGAGACGGCAAAGACAAAATCTATGACTGGAACGGAGAGCCTTATTTGGATATTTATGAAGTAGTGATCAATGAAGAAAATGGAGTGGAAAATTTCAAAAAAGTGAATAGTATCAACTCAAAGGCCATCAACTCAGAATTCCACGAGGCCAATGTTGCCATTACCAAGGACGGAAAAACAATGTACTTCACTAGAGACAATGTGAACAAAAACAACCGTCTTAAGACTGACAAGGAAGGTACCTCTCACTTAAAAATTTACAAAGCCTCATACAAAGACAGTATTTGGAAGGAGATTAAAGAATTGCCATTTAATGATAAAGTGTATTCTTCTGGACACCCAGCCTTAAGTCCTGATGACAAAACCCTATTTTTTGTATCTGACCGAGAAGGAGGTTATGGGGAAACAGACATTTACAAAGTGGCTATTTTAGGAGATGACAGTTATGGAGACCCTGTAAACCTTGGCCCATCCATCAATAGTGATGGAAAGGAAATGTTTCCTTACGTGGCAAAGGACAATACCCTTTATTTTTCTTCCGATAGCAATATCAATCTTGGATTCTTGGATATTTTTAAATCGGATATCCTCAATGATTCCAGTGCAGAACTTGAAAATTTAGGAGCACCTTTCAACACAGGGTATGATGATTTTGCCTTCTCAATCGATTCTGAAACTGAGAACGGATATTTTTCATCCAACCGTCCTGGTGTTGGCAGTGATGATATTTACAGCTTTACGGCTTGTTCCCAAATGGTGAGAGGTGTTGTTAAGGACAGCCTTACAAAATTGCCTTTGCCGTTGGCTACTGTAAAACTTATTGACGCAGATGGTAAGATTTTGGAGGAAAAAATGACCGATTCTACCGGTACTTATGAATTCAAATTGAAGTGCAAAACGGCTTACACCGTCATGGGTACAAAATTGGACTATAAAGATGAACTGAAACAAATCCTTACCGGAACCGATAGTGATGGTGATTTGCTTGTTGATTTGGAATTGGTACCATTAATCATCGAAAACCAAATTGTCATCAATCCTATCTTCTTTGACTTCGATAAATGGAATATTAGAACCGATGCTCAAGTAGAGCTTGAACATATTGTTGATGTAATGCGTACCCACCCTAACATGGTGATCAAAATTGAATCGCATACGGACAGCCGAGGAAGCGACAAATACAATATGAAGCTATCGGATCGTAGAGCTAAATCTACCCAGGAATATCTATTGTCTCGTGGTATCGCCCCAGAACGTATAGAAAGTGCTATAGGTTATGGAGAAACCCAATTGTTGAATCAATGTTCTAACGGTGTTAAATGTACCGAAGAAGAACACCAACTTAACAGACGTTCTTATTTCTATATTCTTTCGGAATAG
- a CDS encoding CAP domain-containing protein: MTIKTLWPLLALLALLSFSCTTDSFSEEDINTITLENAPTAKTIEIEILELINAHRIEKGLNPLNNLDVIKSVAYTHTDYMVTKNVVNHNNFYQRKESLIQNASATKVTENVAYAYSTAQGVVNAWLNSEGHRENIEGDFTDFDISAEQNSEGKWYYTNIFIKR, from the coding sequence ATGACTATCAAAACTCTATGGCCTTTATTGGCTTTGCTGGCTTTGCTGTCGTTTTCCTGCACTACCGATAGCTTTTCTGAAGAGGATATCAATACCATTACTTTAGAAAATGCTCCAACCGCCAAAACCATTGAAATAGAAATTCTAGAACTGATCAATGCCCATAGGATAGAAAAGGGACTTAATCCTTTAAATAATCTAGATGTCATTAAATCGGTAGCCTATACGCATACAGATTATATGGTAACTAAAAATGTAGTAAACCACAATAACTTTTACCAAAGAAAAGAAAGTTTAATACAGAATGCTTCTGCCACTAAAGTAACCGAAAATGTGGCTTATGCTTATAGTACTGCACAAGGAGTGGTAAATGCATGGTTAAATAGTGAAGGACATAGAGAAAATATAGAAGGTGATTTTACAGATTTTGATATTTCTGCAGAGCAGAATAGTGAAGGCAAATGGTATTATACCAATATATTCATAAAAAGATAA
- the pdxH gene encoding pyridoxamine 5'-phosphate oxidase — translation MNTDLSNYRKSYEKGELLLKDVSENPLELFQKWFHEIDRFFPDVEANAMTLSTIGLDGFPKSRVVLLKQFTYEGFIFYTNYLSEKGRAIAANPNVCLSFFWHGAERQIIIKGKAERIAENLSDGYFESRPKGSQLGAMVSNQSEVVKDREELETKLKRLEAQYEGKEVPRPDYWGGYIVKPVEIEFWQGRPNRLHDRIRCVLDAEFNWVKERLAP, via the coding sequence ATGAATACAGACTTAAGTAATTACAGAAAATCGTATGAAAAGGGGGAGTTACTTCTGAAAGATGTATCGGAAAACCCATTGGAATTGTTTCAAAAATGGTTCCATGAAATAGATCGATTTTTTCCGGATGTGGAGGCAAACGCCATGACATTATCAACTATTGGTTTGGATGGTTTTCCAAAAAGTAGAGTGGTGCTATTGAAACAATTTACTTATGAAGGCTTCATTTTTTACACGAATTACTTAAGTGAAAAGGGAAGGGCTATTGCCGCAAATCCTAATGTATGTCTATCTTTTTTTTGGCATGGCGCAGAACGGCAAATCATCATAAAGGGAAAAGCTGAAAGGATTGCTGAAAATTTAAGCGATGGCTATTTTGAATCGCGCCCCAAGGGAAGTCAATTAGGAGCAATGGTATCCAACCAAAGTGAGGTGGTTAAAGACCGAGAGGAGTTGGAAACAAAGTTGAAGCGTTTGGAAGCACAGTATGAGGGTAAAGAAGTTCCTAGGCCGGACTATTGGGGTGGTTATATAGTAAAGCCGGTAGAGATTGAATTTTGGCAAGGGAGACCCAATAGACTTCACGATCGAATTCGCTGTGTTTTGGATGCAGAGTTTAATTGGGTTAAGGAACGTTTGGCTCCTTAA
- a CDS encoding ribonuclease Z translates to MKLTILGCYSATPRANTNPTAQVLEIRNHMFLIDCGEGTQVQLRKNRVKFARIKHIFISHLHGDHFFGLVGLISTFRLLTRETDLHIYGPKGIKEVITLQMKLADSWTNYRLIFHELTSTESELIYEDDLVEVHTIPLTHRVYTNGFLFKEKEGERKLDMNAVLNEDIDVAYYRKLKQGHDIFDNKGNLVKNASVTKPPAAPKSYAFCSDTAYNEKIIPIIENVSVLYHESTFLEKHGHLAPKTKHSTAIEAATIAKKSNVETLILGHYSTRYDNLNAFKEEAQTVFKKVLLAEDGKSFSFD, encoded by the coding sequence TTGAAACTTACAATACTCGGTTGTTACAGTGCAACACCAAGAGCCAACACCAATCCAACAGCTCAGGTTTTGGAAATTAGAAACCATATGTTTTTGATAGACTGTGGAGAAGGAACTCAAGTGCAATTACGTAAAAACAGGGTGAAGTTTGCACGAATCAAACATATTTTTATTTCGCATTTGCATGGCGATCATTTTTTTGGTTTGGTAGGTTTGATTTCTACGTTTAGGTTGTTGACTAGGGAAACAGACCTTCATATTTACGGGCCAAAAGGAATTAAAGAAGTCATTACTTTGCAAATGAAATTGGCAGATTCCTGGACCAATTACCGCTTAATCTTTCATGAATTGACTTCAACTGAATCTGAATTAATTTATGAAGACGATTTAGTAGAAGTACATACCATCCCTTTAACACATAGGGTTTATACTAATGGCTTTTTGTTTAAGGAAAAGGAAGGAGAGCGGAAATTGGATATGAATGCTGTGCTGAATGAAGATATCGATGTAGCATATTACAGAAAGCTAAAGCAAGGCCATGATATTTTTGATAATAAGGGAAATTTGGTAAAGAATGCCAGTGTAACCAAACCACCAGCGGCCCCCAAAAGCTATGCGTTTTGTAGTGATACTGCTTATAATGAGAAAATAATTCCAATTATTGAAAATGTTTCTGTATTATATCATGAATCGACCTTTTTGGAAAAGCATGGACACCTAGCTCCTAAAACCAAACATTCTACAGCTATAGAGGCCGCAACAATAGCCAAGAAAAGTAATGTGGAAACACTTATTTTAGGACATTATTCCACACGGTATGATAATTTGAATGCGTTTAAAGAGGAAGCTCAGACAGTGTTCAAAAAGGTGCTATTAGCTGAAGACGGCAAGAGTTTTAGTTTTGATTAA
- a CDS encoding ribonuclease Z, translating to MIFDKDENITIITQEKATPQELVKKLGVLYERFKNDNVIVNLTSLNKIPLEQVVEFLEISNRHRGSKHSFVLVTDKVDFNEMPDEIMVVPTMKEAYDIIEMEEMERDLGI from the coding sequence ATGATTTTTGACAAAGACGAAAACATTACCATCATTACGCAGGAAAAGGCTACCCCCCAAGAATTAGTAAAGAAATTGGGCGTGCTCTATGAGCGCTTCAAGAATGACAATGTTATAGTGAACTTAACTAGTTTAAATAAAATTCCACTGGAACAGGTGGTGGAATTTTTGGAAATCTCCAACAGGCATAGAGGGTCTAAACATTCATTTGTTTTAGTAACGGATAAGGTGGACTTCAATGAAATGCCCGATGAGATTATGGTAGTGCCAACTATGAAAGAGGCCTACGACATTATTGAAATGGAGGAAATGGAACGTGACTTAGGAATTTAG
- a CDS encoding aspartate carbamoyltransferase catalytic subunit, translating to MSELSVNHLLGIKYLNSQDIQLIFETADHFKEVINRPIKKVPSLRDITIANLFFENSTRTKLSFELAEKRLSADVINFSAAQSSVKKGETLIDTVNNILSMKVDMVVMRHPNPGAGVFLSKHVNASIVNAGDGAHEHPTQALLDSYSIRERLGDVGGKNVVIVGDILHSRVALSNIFALQLQGANVMVCGPKTLIPKYIDKLGVKVETNLRKALNWCDVANMLRVQNERMDISYFPSTREYTQQYGVNKALLDSLDKEITIMHPGPINRGVEITSDVADSKQAIILDQVQNGVAVRMAVIYLLASKIKH from the coding sequence ATGAGCGAGTTAAGTGTCAACCACTTATTGGGAATTAAATATCTAAACTCTCAAGATATTCAATTGATTTTTGAAACTGCCGATCACTTCAAAGAAGTTATCAATAGGCCTATAAAAAAGGTGCCTTCGCTCAGGGACATTACTATTGCTAACCTGTTTTTTGAAAATTCAACAAGGACTAAGTTGTCTTTTGAACTGGCAGAAAAGAGGCTTTCAGCAGACGTTATTAACTTCTCTGCGGCGCAGTCTTCAGTTAAAAAGGGAGAAACCCTTATTGATACCGTAAACAACATTCTGTCCATGAAGGTTGATATGGTTGTAATGAGACATCCCAACCCAGGGGCAGGCGTGTTTTTATCGAAGCATGTAAATGCCAGCATTGTAAATGCCGGAGATGGAGCCCATGAACATCCTACTCAGGCTTTGTTGGATTCTTATTCCATTAGAGAGCGACTTGGCGATGTTGGAGGTAAAAATGTAGTAATTGTTGGAGATATCTTGCACAGCCGTGTAGCGCTTTCCAACATATTTGCATTGCAGTTGCAGGGAGCCAATGTAATGGTTTGTGGACCAAAAACATTGATTCCAAAATATATCGATAAATTAGGAGTAAAGGTTGAAACTAATTTGCGCAAAGCCTTAAATTGGTGTGATGTTGCCAATATGCTAAGGGTGCAAAATGAGCGCATGGACATAAGCTATTTCCCGTCTACTAGAGAATATACTCAACAGTATGGTGTTAACAAGGCATTATTGGACTCTTTGGACAAAGAGATTACCATTATGCACCCAGGACCTATTAACCGTGGTGTAGAAATCACGAGTGATGTTGCAGATTCTAAGCAAGCCATTATCTTGGATCAAGTTCAAAATGGAGTGGCTGTTAGGATGGCTGTAATTTATTTATTAGCTTCTAAAATTAAACACTAA
- the pyrR gene encoding bifunctional pyr operon transcriptional regulator/uracil phosphoribosyltransferase PyrR yields the protein MSQKVLLNAKEVNIILHRLACQLIENHNNFTDTVLIGIQPRGKFMAQRLAKMLQEEYQVEHLQLGFLDITFFRDDFRRGDKTLEANTTEINFLVEGKNIVFIDDVLYTGRSIRAALTAIQSFGRPKDIELLTLIDRRFSRHLPIQPTYSGRQVDAINKEKVKVNWKENEGEDSVYLIEKEVAE from the coding sequence ATGAGTCAAAAAGTATTACTTAATGCTAAAGAGGTTAATATCATTCTACATCGATTGGCCTGTCAACTCATTGAAAATCATAATAATTTTACCGATACTGTCCTTATAGGGATTCAACCTCGAGGAAAGTTTATGGCACAACGTTTGGCTAAAATGTTGCAGGAAGAATACCAAGTAGAGCATCTGCAATTAGGATTTTTAGACATTACCTTTTTTAGAGACGACTTTAGAAGAGGTGACAAAACCTTGGAAGCCAACACTACCGAAATCAACTTTTTGGTAGAGGGTAAAAATATTGTGTTTATTGATGATGTGCTGTACACCGGTAGAAGTATAAGAGCCGCCTTAACAGCAATACAGTCCTTTGGAAGGCCCAAGGACATTGAATTATTGACCCTGATAGATCGTCGTTTTAGCCGACACTTGCCAATTCAGCCAACCTATAGCGGCCGTCAGGTAGATGCCATCAATAAAGAAAAAGTCAAGGTAAACTGGAAGGAAAATGAAGGGGAAGACTCTGTGTATTTAATAGAGAAGGAAGTTGCCGAGTAA
- the rpsA gene encoding 30S ribosomal protein S1 has protein sequence MAENAKQAEVEATEAKTVKAPVSEAQANPEKFLKDFNWHNYEEGIDQVDDQQLQEFEKLVSENFVDTLDDEVVEGVVVHITDRDAIIDINAKSEGVISLNEFRYNPNLKVGDKVEVLIDVREDATGQLVLSHRKARVIKAWDRVNAAHESGEIVNGFVKCRTKGGMIVDVFGIEAFLPGSQIDVKPIRDYDQYVNKTMEFKVVKINHEFKNIVVSHKALIEADIEEQKKEIIGQLEKGQVLEGVVKNITSYGVFIDLGGVDGLIHITDLSWSRINHPNEIVELDQKLNVVILDFDENKSRIQLGLKQLSKHPWEALGEDVKVGDKVKGKVVVIADYGAFIEVADGVEGLVHVSEMSWSTHLRSAQDFVSVGDEIEAVILTLDREDRKMSLGIKQLTPDPWTDITSKYPVGSHHTGIVRNFTNFGVFVELEEGIDGLIYISDLSWTKKIKHPSEFCNVGDKLDVVVLELDVEGRKLSLGHKQTTDNPWDKYETEFAINTTHKAEISEIVDKGATVEFNEDIVAFVPARHLEKEDGKKLKKGEEAEFKIIEFNKEFKRVVASHTAIFRAEEAANVRAAAEKAEAQAAEAKPTLGDANDALQALKDKMDGKK, from the coding sequence ATGGCTGAAAACGCAAAACAAGCAGAAGTTGAAGCAACTGAAGCTAAAACTGTTAAGGCTCCAGTATCTGAAGCTCAAGCAAACCCAGAAAAATTCTTAAAAGATTTCAACTGGCACAATTACGAAGAAGGAATTGACCAAGTTGACGATCAACAATTACAAGAATTTGAAAAATTAGTTTCTGAAAATTTCGTTGACACTTTAGATGATGAAGTTGTAGAAGGTGTAGTAGTTCACATTACAGATCGTGACGCTATCATCGACATCAACGCTAAGTCTGAAGGTGTAATCTCTTTAAACGAGTTTCGTTACAACCCTAACCTTAAAGTTGGTGACAAAGTAGAAGTATTGATCGATGTTCGTGAAGATGCTACTGGACAATTGGTGTTGTCTCACCGTAAAGCTCGTGTAATCAAAGCTTGGGATCGTGTTAACGCTGCTCACGAAAGTGGAGAAATCGTTAACGGTTTCGTTAAATGTAGAACTAAAGGTGGTATGATCGTTGACGTATTCGGAATCGAAGCATTCTTGCCAGGTTCTCAAATCGACGTGAAGCCAATTAGAGATTACGATCAATATGTAAATAAAACTATGGAATTCAAAGTTGTTAAGATCAACCACGAATTTAAGAACATAGTAGTATCTCACAAAGCACTTATCGAAGCTGACATCGAAGAACAGAAAAAAGAAATCATCGGTCAGTTAGAAAAAGGTCAAGTATTGGAAGGTGTTGTTAAAAACATTACATCTTACGGTGTGTTTATTGATCTTGGTGGTGTAGATGGATTAATTCACATTACAGACCTTTCTTGGTCAAGAATTAACCACCCGAACGAAATTGTGGAACTAGACCAAAAACTTAACGTTGTAATCCTTGATTTTGATGAAAACAAATCAAGAATCCAATTAGGATTGAAGCAGTTGAGCAAGCACCCTTGGGAAGCGCTTGGAGAAGACGTTAAAGTAGGAGATAAAGTAAAAGGTAAAGTAGTTGTAATTGCAGATTACGGTGCATTTATCGAAGTAGCTGACGGTGTTGAAGGATTGGTTCACGTTTCTGAAATGTCTTGGTCTACTCACTTGCGTTCTGCTCAAGATTTTGTATCTGTTGGAGATGAAATCGAAGCAGTTATCTTGACTTTGGATAGAGAAGATCGTAAGATGTCTCTTGGTATCAAGCAATTGACTCCAGATCCATGGACAGACATTACTTCTAAGTACCCTGTAGGTTCTCACCACACAGGTATCGTGCGTAACTTTACAAACTTTGGTGTATTTGTAGAATTGGAAGAAGGTATTGACGGATTGATCTACATCTCTGATTTATCTTGGACTAAGAAAATCAAGCACCCAAGTGAGTTCTGTAACGTAGGAGACAAGTTAGACGTTGTAGTATTGGAATTGGATGTTGAAGGACGTAAACTAAGTTTAGGTCACAAACAAACAACAGACAATCCTTGGGATAAGTACGAAACTGAGTTCGCGATCAACACAACTCACAAAGCAGAAATCTCTGAAATCGTAGATAAAGGGGCTACTGTAGAGTTCAATGAGGATATCGTAGCATTCGTTCCTGCTCGTCACTTAGAAAAAGAAGATGGTAAGAAACTTAAGAAAGGTGAAGAAGCTGAATTCAAAATTATTGAGTTCAATAAAGAATTCAAGCGTGTTGTAGCCTCTCACACTGCTATCTTTAGAGCTGAAGAAGCTGCCAACGTAAGAGCTGCTGCTGAAAAAGCAGAAGCACAAGCTGCAGAAGCAAAACCTACTTTAGGAGATGCTAATGACGCATTACAGGCACTTAAAGATAAAATGGACGGTAAGAAATAA
- the cmk gene encoding (d)CMP kinase, producing MQNITIAIDGFSSTGKSTVAKSLAKALGYVYVDSGAMYRAVTLYAMRNNFIDETNFNKEGLLNQLEDISISFQFNPELGYAEVYLNGINVEKDIRTLEVSNLVSQIAAVPEVREKQVALQRKIGEDKGVVMDGRDIGTVVFPNAELKIFMTASPETRARRRYDELVQRGDEVDYESVLQNVQTRDHLDSTRKDSPLVQADDAILIDNSYLSLQEQFDKILDLAQKAISIKNS from the coding sequence ATGCAGAATATCACCATAGCCATTGATGGCTTTTCTTCAACAGGTAAAAGTACAGTAGCAAAATCATTGGCCAAGGCCTTAGGTTATGTTTATGTGGATTCAGGTGCTATGTATAGAGCGGTGACGCTTTATGCTATGAGGAATAATTTTATTGATGAAACAAATTTCAATAAAGAAGGGCTGTTAAATCAATTGGAAGATATTTCAATTTCATTTCAATTCAATCCAGAATTAGGGTATGCCGAAGTGTATCTTAACGGCATAAATGTAGAAAAAGATATCAGGACGTTAGAAGTCTCCAATTTGGTTAGCCAAATTGCTGCGGTGCCGGAAGTTCGCGAAAAGCAAGTGGCTTTGCAGCGTAAAATAGGAGAGGATAAGGGGGTTGTTATGGATGGCCGTGATATTGGTACTGTGGTATTCCCAAATGCTGAATTGAAAATTTTCATGACAGCTTCTCCCGAAACAAGAGCCCGACGTCGTTATGACGAGTTGGTGCAACGTGGGGATGAGGTAGATTATGAATCGGTGTTGCAAAATGTGCAAACACGTGATCATTTGGACTCTACTAGAAAAGATTCACCGCTTGTGCAGGCTGACGACGCGATCTTAATTGATAATTCTTACTTGAGCTTGCAAGAGCAGTTCGATAAAATTTTAGATCTGGCACAAAAGGCTATTTCTATAAAAAATAGCTAA
- the porQ gene encoding type IX secretion system protein PorQ, with the protein MLKRFTTFFCLFTVSTIYSQLGGESTYQFLNLVSSPRQAALGGKVITNYDYDVTGAIYNPATINNEMDNQLALNYSSYLGGISYGTGAYAYTWDRRVQTFHMGVTYINYGDFDGYDENGVSTGSFSGNEAAISFGYARQIGYSDFYFGANVKFITSKLEQYNSIGAAVDLGVIYIDEDLGFNAAITVRNAGAQLKTYAGQNENLPLEVNLGLSQQLENVPLRWHLTFENLQEWPIGVSNPARATTDLEGNQTQEKVGFFNQVLRHTIVAAELFPDRGFNLRLGYNFRRSEELRIEDQRNFSGLSFGVGLKLNKLRFSYTHARYTSASNTNFFGLQIDLR; encoded by the coding sequence ATGCTAAAGAGGTTTACCACTTTTTTTTGTCTTTTCACTGTATCAACCATTTACTCGCAATTAGGCGGTGAATCTACCTATCAATTTCTAAATCTTGTGTCTTCTCCAAGGCAAGCCGCTTTAGGAGGAAAGGTCATTACCAACTACGATTATGATGTTACGGGAGCTATCTATAACCCTGCAACTATCAATAATGAAATGGATAATCAGTTAGCTCTTAACTACAGTAGTTATTTAGGAGGGATCAGTTATGGAACAGGTGCCTATGCTTACACTTGGGACCGCAGGGTGCAAACCTTTCATATGGGAGTTACCTACATTAATTATGGCGATTTTGATGGCTATGATGAAAATGGAGTGTCTACAGGTTCTTTTTCTGGAAACGAAGCAGCAATATCCTTTGGGTATGCAAGGCAAATAGGGTATTCGGATTTTTATTTTGGTGCGAATGTAAAGTTTATTACCTCCAAACTAGAGCAGTACAACTCTATTGGGGCTGCGGTAGATTTAGGGGTGATTTATATCGATGAAGATTTAGGATTTAATGCGGCTATAACGGTTAGAAATGCAGGAGCTCAGTTGAAAACCTATGCCGGACAAAATGAAAACCTTCCTTTAGAAGTGAATTTGGGATTGTCGCAACAATTGGAGAATGTCCCATTACGTTGGCATTTAACGTTCGAGAATTTACAGGAATGGCCCATTGGGGTTTCAAACCCAGCAAGAGCCACTACCGATTTGGAAGGCAACCAAACTCAAGAAAAGGTTGGTTTTTTCAACCAAGTATTGCGGCATACTATTGTGGCGGCAGAACTGTTTCCAGATCGAGGGTTTAATTTAAGATTAGGCTATAACTTTAGACGATCGGAGGAGTTGCGTATTGAAGATCAGCGTAATTTTTCGGGATTATCCTTTGGAGTTGGCTTGAAACTTAATAAATTAAGATTCAGTTATACCCATGCCAGATATACCAGTGCTTCAAACACTAATTTTTTTGGGTTGCAAATAGATTTGAGATAA